From Deltaproteobacteria bacterium, the proteins below share one genomic window:
- a CDS encoding acyltransferase has translation MLQFLPATLRGCILVLLYFFNTLWCFLAILIVSFLKMIIPVTGWRDLCTVVLKWLAERWVGINALSTRLVNRVTWDVEGLSGLENNRWYLVVSNHQSWTDILVLQTIFYKKIPFLKFFLKKELIWVPLLGFAWWALDFPFMKRYSASFLKKNPHLAGKDLETTRKACMKFKKIPVSIMNFVEGTRFTPEKHRRQESPHAGLLRPKAGGVAFVLGAMGEHLDALVNVTIAYPHGKKSFWDFMCGRVDLIRVKVSTIPVNGRMTGDYFNDEAFRESFQVWLNDLWNEKDRELSALLGG, from the coding sequence ATGCTTCAATTTCTTCCAGCAACCCTTAGGGGCTGCATCCTGGTGCTGCTCTATTTTTTCAACACCCTGTGGTGTTTTCTGGCCATACTCATCGTCTCGTTTTTGAAGATGATAATTCCGGTCACCGGGTGGCGGGACCTTTGCACGGTGGTCCTGAAATGGCTGGCGGAAAGATGGGTGGGCATAAACGCCCTGTCCACGCGCCTCGTGAACCGCGTGACCTGGGACGTGGAGGGCCTTTCCGGCCTTGAAAACAACCGCTGGTACCTGGTGGTCTCGAACCACCAGTCATGGACGGACATCCTGGTCCTGCAGACCATCTTCTACAAAAAGATTCCCTTCCTGAAGTTTTTCCTCAAAAAGGAGCTGATCTGGGTCCCGCTTCTGGGTTTTGCGTGGTGGGCCCTGGATTTTCCCTTCATGAAGCGCTATTCGGCCTCTTTTTTGAAGAAAAATCCGCACCTTGCAGGGAAAGACCTGGAAACCACCCGCAAGGCCTGCATGAAGTTCAAAAAAATCCCCGTTTCCATCATGAATTTCGTGGAAGGCACCCGCTTCACCCCGGAAAAGCACAGGAGGCAGGAATCCCCCCACGCGGGCCTTCTGCGGCCCAAGGCGGGCGGGGTGGCCTTCGTGCTGGGCGCAATGGGCGAGCACCTGGACGCCCTGGTCAACGTCACCATAGCTTACCCGCACGGCAAAAAGAGCTTCTGGGATTTCATGTGCGGCAGGGTTGACCTGATACGGGTGAAGGTTTCCACAATCCCGGTGAACGGGCGGATGACGGGGGATTATTTCAACGACGAAGCCTTCCGGGAGAGCTTCCAGGTGTGGCTGAACGACCTGTGGAATGAAAAGGACCGCGAGCTTTCGGCCCTGTTGGGGGGGTGA
- a CDS encoding type II toxin-antitoxin system VapC family toxin — MNLLLDTHTLLWFILDDPRLSANAKETVISTDGPVFISPASFWETAIKISLGKYALPVPFKDFWEEQLTANDFSLLPISMAHCARVAILPFYHRDPFDRLIIAQALADDIAIVGKDNMFDSYGVKRIW; from the coding sequence ATGAATCTGTTGCTTGATACGCATACTCTCCTGTGGTTTATTCTCGATGATCCCAGATTGAGCGCCAATGCAAAAGAAACTGTCATCTCCACGGACGGGCCTGTGTTTATAAGTCCCGCAAGCTTTTGGGAAACGGCCATCAAGATTAGCTTGGGAAAATACGCCCTGCCGGTCCCTTTTAAGGATTTCTGGGAAGAACAGTTGACCGCCAACGATTTTTCACTGTTGCCGATTTCAATGGCCCACTGTGCACGAGTGGCAATCCTGCCATTTTATCACCGCGACCCGTTTGATCGCCTGATTATTGCCCAGGCGCTGGCGGACGACATCGCCATAGTGGGCAAGGACAACATGTTCGATAGTTACGGCGTAAAAAGAATATGGTGA